In Bradyrhizobium manausense, the sequence CAGGCCGAATTCAAAATCGGGACTAGCCTAGTTCAAAACTGGTTACGCCGAACACGCGGTCGAGCCGCAGTGACGCGATCGGTCCAGTGTACATTCGAGCCGTTTCAAACGTCGGCTTCAGGCTAAGGCATTCCGCAATCGCTATAGCATCGCGGTTCATAGCGGGGATGTCGAGCACAATCTCGTTGCTTCCGGGACTCGCCAGCAAGGCCTCGAGCACGGCCTCGGCGGCGGCGCGGTCATCGGCTACCAGCGGGCCGATCTTGCGGCCCGTCCGGCAGGGGCGGATCACGCCCCACGCGGCAAGCTTGCCGTTGCGCAGCAGTGCGCGGCCAACGTGTCCCGGTGAGTTGATCCAGGCACGCAAGAAGGCCTCGCGCGGCGCAGGGAAGACCGTGGCGTCGTCGGCCTGCACAAGCGCAAATGGGATCGTGCCGAGCGCAACAACTTCGGCGGGCGGCTTCAGCGGCGGGGCAACAATGCCGCTGTAGCGGATATTGGCGTAAGCCAGCTGGAAGCCGGACTGCTTGTAATTGTCCTGCTGCGCCACGACGCCGTCGAGCCCGATCACGCGCGCGCCTGCATGCGCGATCGCGGCATTCCAGATGCGCAGGCCGTGGCCTCTACCGCGAAAGCCAGGGCGCACGATGTAGAAGCCGAGGAAGGCGAAGTGCTCGCCGTAGGTGACGCAGGAGACGGTTGCGACCGGTTCGCCGTCGATCTCGCCGACGAAGAAGCCGCGGGTATCTGGGATCGCGAAGCAGGCGGCATCGGCAAGTCCGGGATTCCAGCCCTCCGTCGCGGCCCAGTCGATCGCGATCGAGATCTCGTCGGGCCGCAAGTTGCGGATCTGCAAATCGCTCATGTCGCGTCGCCTCGTGGCAATGGACCTGTTCGCAAGTCTGGTTTGCGGGCAAGTCTGGCGGTAGAAGGCCTGATGACAGGTCGAGCCATCGCAGACTGAACCTTCGGCTCGCCTCAACGCTATCACAGGGATATCTGGTCATGGCAGCAGAGAAAGTCGCACTCGTCACTGCAGGCGGCAGCGGCATGGGGGCAGGGGCAGCGCGCCGGCTCGCAGCCGATGGCTTTCGCGTCGCGATCCTGTCGTCCTCCGGCAAGGGCGAGGCGCTCGCAACAGAGCTCGGCGGAATCGGCGTGACCGGCTCGAACAAGTCGAATGAGGATTTGAAGCGCCTCGTCGACGGGGCGCTGGCGAAGTGGGGACGCATCGACGTGCTCGTCAACAGCGCCGGCCATGGCCCGCGCGCGGCGATCACCGAGATTACGGACGAGCAATGGCATCTCGGCCTCGATACGTATTTGCTCAACGTGATCCGTCCGACCCGGCTGGTAACGCCGGTGATGCAGGCACAGAGGGGCGGCGCCATCATCAATATTTCGACCGCCTGGGCGTTCGAGCCGAGTTCTATGTTT encodes:
- a CDS encoding SDR family oxidoreductase, with the translated sequence MAAEKVALVTAGGSGMGAGAARRLAADGFRVAILSSSGKGEALATELGGIGVTGSNKSNEDLKRLVDGALAKWGRIDVLVNSAGHGPRAAITEITDEQWHLGLDTYLLNVIRPTRLVTPVMQAQRGGAIINISTAWAFEPSSMFPTSAVFRAGLAAFTKIFTDTHAAENIRMNNVLPGWIDSLPQTDARRDSVPLKRYGKVEEIAATVAFLASDGAAYITGQNIRVDGGLTRSV
- a CDS encoding GNAT family N-acetyltransferase — protein: MSDLQIRNLRPDEISIAIDWAATEGWNPGLADAACFAIPDTRGFFVGEIDGEPVATVSCVTYGEHFAFLGFYIVRPGFRGRGHGLRIWNAAIAHAGARVIGLDGVVAQQDNYKQSGFQLAYANIRYSGIVAPPLKPPAEVVALGTIPFALVQADDATVFPAPREAFLRAWINSPGHVGRALLRNGKLAAWGVIRPCRTGRKIGPLVADDRAAAEAVLEALLASPGSNEIVLDIPAMNRDAIAIAECLSLKPTFETARMYTGPIASLRLDRVFGVTSFELG